TCCATAGAAATATTAGGATAGAGTTGTACATTAGGATATTGCCCATAATCCATTAATCTCTCTGACATTTCCGTTACGGCACCGATCCTAAATTGAAAATCAGGCAAATTGTCTAACAAAAGATCTAATTGTTCGATCTGATCAGAATTAGTTAATATTAAAATTTCTTTAGCAAATTCTTTGCCCTCAAGTATAGGATAAATATAGCCTAAGGGTTTAATCGCCTCACTTGGTAGTTGATTTAATTCACATAATTCCAGTGCACGTTGGTAAGTGGCCTGGTCAGGAATAATGACCTGATTACACCGTGGTGTCTGCCCATTCAGAATGAGCTGCATATTACCGGGAATCTCTTCTGACAAAGTTTCATGCCAAATTAAAATATCCTGACCTTGTCGTGGAAGAGTGTGCGAAATTAAGAAAGGAGTTGCCAATGAATTTATAATTATTCGCTCCAAAGGTAGACCAGATCTCAATAAGTAAAATAGGAAAAACTCCCTTTGATTATGAAAAATCTTCTTTTTCCCTTGCCAATCCAAGATAACGTTACCAGTCACAAAGTTATCAACAATAACATCATGACCCCTAGTGTCAAAATAGATCTTCATGTGCGTATCCTGGCCATGTCGAATGATTTGAGCATAGCGACGCCCAAACTGATTATAACAATCCGTCCACATGATCTGCTCTTTATCATTCAACCAATCCACTGTCTTAACTAGACGCTGTCCACTATTAGTAAAGTAATGGATATTGGCCCGCTTATGGTGGTAATCCCAGACGCTGGCTGAAGTATTTGTTGCTTTTATCTCCCAATTTAAGGGAACTGGCACTTCATTAAAATATAGCGGACTCCCTTCCTCTTCCCCCATAAAAAAGCGATAAGGAGAAGTCGTTCCTTGGGGTAAAAATCCATCCTCATTTAAAATCACAGTGGGAAAATTAAATCCAGCACGGAGCATGGATTGGTGAAAATCCCGCGTGGCTTCATCATAATTATCAAATAATTGAATCATGCTTGGACCTCCTCCACTAACTGCTTCCATGCATTTTCTACTTGCTTGTGTAAATATTGCTTAGCAATAGAGTATGACCATTCGCGCATAGCTGGACGGTCCGCTATTTGGAAATAACTTATAATCGCTTGAGCAAATGAGTTAATAATCTCTTCTCGCTCCATCTCACGGTTAAAAGGTAAGAGATAACCATTTTTCTTATTGTCAATGAAGGTTGGATTCCCATAAGGAACATCTAAACCAATCATAGCCTGTCCTGCACTCAGTGCTTCAACTAAAGTTAATCCAAAGCCTTCACTGGTTGAGGCGGTGAGATAGAGAGGATATTGTGGGTAAATTTCATCTAAATGTTGATGACCCTTGAGTTCAATATAATCTGCTGCATTAAATCGGTTGATTTGCTCCTGTAAACTCTTTCTTTTTCCACCTTCGCCATAAATATCAAATTGCACTTGTGGAAGTTGATCGTGAACCTTGACGACTGCTTCAATGAGCCAATCAATATTCTTCTCCCCAGCTAAACGAGAAGCAGTCATCATGGCGTAAGGATTGGTATGACTATCAGCTAGCGTTAAGTGATCAACACTTCCTACTGGAATTGTATAAACCACCGGCTGTATGCCGAAATAATGATCAAATTGCTCTATGAGTTTCTGGGTCTGAGCTTGGGTTGAAGTAATATAGAAATCAAATTGTCCATAATGCATAAAAGGATACTCATAATGATTATTCCACAGGATATTCTGATCATTAGTTAAAGGCTGATTATAATGCTCAGCATGCACAACTGATCCTAGCTTAGCTCCATTTAAATTGTCTAGGAGGCCCTGACCAATGCCATCGGAGCGGTCTAGTAAAACAATGTCTTGATCAGTTAAGGCTAATTTTTCTATAAAGTAAGCGACTAACTCTTCCTTGGAATAGATAATACGATCTTTAAAGCGGTAAGTCGAACCGCCTTGGTTAATAAATTCTTCATAAGCGGTGGTGCCATCTTGATTAAAATAACGTCGCATATAGAGCAAAGCTTTATTATTATTTGGGGCATAGTATTCAGTTAAAAATTTAAAACGATTAAAGAAATCTTTCCGAATTAATTTGTTGTTAGCAGTATATTCTACCCGATCAACAAGATCTTCCCCTTCTCTTGACAGGTAACACATAGCAAACTGCTTACCTTGATCATAGGTCAATTTTACCCGGCGATTATCTAGCCTTTCTTCCTCAGGGCTATCAGATAGCTTTTCTTTAATTTGGTCAAGTGTGACTGTTGTTTGACTAAGTGGGATATCAGTAAAGTATAAATACATCCAAATAACATCCTCATTAGCAAAACCAATATTTTCAGTAAAATGAGCAATATTTTCATTCAAAATCAGATCGGTAAAAATAAATTTACAGTCTAAGGATAATTCTTTAAAAATATGATAACGGTAAATCTGCGCATACTCTACGCCACTCGATGCCCAGCCTATTCCCTTATTAATATTATAGATAGTCAGAGTAACCACTTCCTTACTTTGTATTATATCAAAGCTTTATCTTTAGGATGTTAGAGAACCATTCTCTAGCATCCTAAAAACAAAGCTAGAGGGTAAGATATAAATTCTTACCCTCTTTTGCTTTGCTTAAGATAAATCAACAATTCTATGCATCATTATCTTTCTTTCTCTTGAAACCTAAAGCACTTAGGCCTGCAAGGATTGCAGCTAATCCTGCGCCGAGAACAGAAGTATTTTGGGCTCCTGTTTGAGGCAAGAAACCTGATTGCTTAATTTCAACTTGAGAATCTTGATCACTTATCAAAGCACTTTGTGAGCTTGATTCTGATGTAGATTCAGAAGCTTCGATAGTTTCAGAAGAGCTAATGCTTGCAGATCCATGTTCTTGAGCAGGTTCCAAATCAGAGACACTTGCTGATTCTGAAGCTAATTGACTTTCGCTAATACTTTCAGAACTTGAAGAGTCAGACTCACTAGAGTCGATTGGCGCTGCTGCATCTTCAGATTCAGAGGCAGACACACTTGCTGATTCTGAAGCAGATACGCTTACGGA
The nucleotide sequence above comes from Aerococcus urinae. Encoded proteins:
- the gtfB gene encoding accessory Sec system glycosylation chaperone GtfB — encoded protein: MIQLFDNYDEATRDFHQSMLRAGFNFPTVILNEDGFLPQGTTSPYRFFMGEEEGSPLYFNEVPVPLNWEIKATNTSASVWDYHHKRANIHYFTNSGQRLVKTVDWLNDKEQIMWTDCYNQFGRRYAQIIRHGQDTHMKIYFDTRGHDVIVDNFVTGNVILDWQGKKKIFHNQREFFLFYLLRSGLPLERIIINSLATPFLISHTLPRQGQDILIWHETLSEEIPGNMQLILNGQTPRCNQVIIPDQATYQRALELCELNQLPSEAIKPLGYIYPILEGKEFAKEILILTNSDQIEQLDLLLDNLPDFQFRIGAVTEMSERLMDYGQYPNVQLYPNISMDLIQKLLKQACFYLDINHGNEIVDAVRAAFEFHCLNMAFEETMHKKAYIADEFIFSIEEAASLSNTIKILGNNQKQWQQAISSQIVQSNHVGKEVYQAIFNG
- the gtfA gene encoding accessory Sec system glycosyltransferase GtfA — its product is MVTLTIYNINKGIGWASSGVEYAQIYRYHIFKELSLDCKFIFTDLILNENIAHFTENIGFANEDVIWMYLYFTDIPLSQTTVTLDQIKEKLSDSPEEERLDNRRVKLTYDQGKQFAMCYLSREGEDLVDRVEYTANNKLIRKDFFNRFKFLTEYYAPNNNKALLYMRRYFNQDGTTAYEEFINQGGSTYRFKDRIIYSKEELVAYFIEKLALTDQDIVLLDRSDGIGQGLLDNLNGAKLGSVVHAEHYNQPLTNDQNILWNNHYEYPFMHYGQFDFYITSTQAQTQKLIEQFDHYFGIQPVVYTIPVGSVDHLTLADSHTNPYAMMTASRLAGEKNIDWLIEAVVKVHDQLPQVQFDIYGEGGKRKSLQEQINRFNAADYIELKGHQHLDEIYPQYPLYLTASTSEGFGLTLVEALSAGQAMIGLDVPYGNPTFIDNKKNGYLLPFNREMEREEIINSFAQAIISYFQIADRPAMREWSYSIAKQYLHKQVENAWKQLVEEVQA